The sequence TCGACGGCCTTGATCGTGCCACACAATGGGGAGGATGAGGTCAGAGATCACTACACTGTGACCCTGATTCTTTTTTTACACGAGCTCATTTGTTTCTCGTCAGAACCACTGGTACCAACTGATTACTAGCACCTTTCACAAAAATTTCAGAGACCAAACACACACTGATTCTTCCTCTCATCTAGATCCTCCAGAAACCACCGTACAACAGACCAAAGAAAGACATCAGAATTCCTGCACTTCCGATGAAATCACCAAGGACGTAGTTGTGGATATTCATAGCTGTGATATTGAATATCCAGAATGGTGCAACACACAAATGCACGAAAATGACTGTGTGCACATACATGTAGCATGCAGTGGGGTCCTCCCTGCTGTCAAAAAACCTACCAGTCCATGTCGGATTGCTCTTATTCTTTAGGTGCTACCCTAAATAGAACATTCTTTTCAGGTCCTTACCAGCAATGCAGAGGTGCACAAATGTTTATGTCCTAACGATGAAATGTTCCCCTTCAAGTTTAAGAGAAAACAATTTTCTATTAGAGTTAGCTTTGCAATGATCATTAAAAAGCTCAAGGACAAACAATACCACATGCTATATGTCGCTATATCACGAGCAACAACTAGAAGCAATCTCAAGGTGCTCGCTGCCACTACAGATCATCAATGTATCACATCCGACGGTACACTTATGAAGAATATCATCTATAAAGAAGTGTTCACGTCGTAGAGGTTGTCAATAAAAAGCATTTGGGACAGTGATGTGACGTAAAATTTGTTTGTAATTTTTATGTACGAATAGTTCTGAGTTCTTCTTTTATATTTGACTTGGTATTTAAATATACTTGCAATTGAAATGTGTTGACTTATTTTCATGGTTGTAAAAATTTTGAACGTTTTAAACAAATATTTCGTTTAAACAAGGTCACCTATACAATATATAGAAGCCGCATCTAACTAGTTAAAAGCGGTCAAAGTATCCGATGGAGTCTTAGGCAAGCACGAATATCTTATCTGGGCCGTTCCGTCTGTTGAGGCCCACGGCATCAGGAGGGTCCGATGGAGCCTCTAGTTTAGTCTAGTTATGTTTCATCTTTCTTGCTTTTGTTGTCTGTGATAGCAGTTCATCCGCCATATATTTTTTCTCTCTCCAAATTTAGCACATATGAGAACACCAATGTCTACCAGGTATAATACGCCCCATTTTGTCGGACGGTGTTTAAGTCAGTTTAAATTACATGTACGGCCTCGCGGGGCTCTTGAGAAACGCCCTCTCCTCCAGAGGATACTTGTAGGGCGACGAGGCCAGACACAGGATCTCCATGGCCTCGCTCCGCCGCCGGCGCTCCCGCGAGTGCACGACCCAGAGCAGCACTGCCAGCAgcacggcgacggcggcggcgagcaAGCCCCGGAACACCTGGCCGCTGTACCGGCTGAGGCCCGGGCAGTGGTCGTCGCCGATGGACCGGAACGTCTCCCTGACGAAGGTGCAGTCCGCCAGCGCCACCAGGGCGGGGCCGTAGTGGTACAGCCCGTAGCTGACGTCGGCCGCGCCGGTGAGCTGCGCGTACATGGACGGCGTGACGCGCCCCGGGGACGTGCACACCTCGGCCCCCGACCCGGCGTCCGCGGAGACGCCACGGCACACGTATCGCTGCCACGCCTGCCGCGGCGTGGTGGCGTCGAGGGGCACCTCGCCCGGCGCGCACGCGCGGTCGCGGAGGTCCGCCGCGTAGGGGCTGCAGAGCAGCGGCACGGGCGGGCCCGACTGGTTGTAGTTGAGCGGCGGCGGGACCTGCGGCGGGAAGTCGCGGTTGGAGACGTTGGTGAGCGCGGCGTTGAGCACGGCCACCAGCTGGTAGTTCACCTCCTTGCTCCGGTTCAGCGCCTCCTTGGCCGCGGCCGTGTCGACGCACggcaggatgtcgtccagcgccgTGCGCGCCTGCGGGTGCTGCACCCACTCGCCCATCGCCACGCACGTGTCGTCCACCACGCTGCACGTATACCATTGCAGACCTGGAGTTTgagcgtgtgtgtgtgtgtctggCAACCAAACTGGAGTAGGAGTGCTCGTGACAGTACTTGACTTATAAGCAACAAGCAAAGTCACCTACTTGTGCAGGAGGAGGAAAGTACCGCACAGTACAAGCGTCCCTGCAACCAGGATCCACCCCAGGAACACCAACCTGCATGCCATCGGATTTTGAAGCTGCATCAGCATTTTCAATTTTCATCGGATGAAAGCGACGAATATATGTATGTGTTTGATGCTTACACGTAGACAATCGATTCCAACCCACACAGCGAGAACACTGCAATGCAGCAGAAATGTAAGCAAAAACAGCGGTAGGAAGTATTGGTGCTTTAACTCTAAAAAAAGGTATTGGTGCTCACCAAGGCCAAGAAAAGCGAGGATTAGCATCGCCGCCGCAACAACTATCAGAACCTTCCTTCTATATTGCATTAGATTGGAGCAGCAACAACAAGAAGACGATCAGGAGTGGAGTAATGCACAGTCAGGAACCAAACGAACGAACAAGGTGCGGTGGTCGATCGACCGATGGCGTACACTGTCTCCAGGGCGGCGCGGATCTTGGCGGCGTTGCTGGCCGTGCGGGCGGCGAGCTCGTCGGAGGCCGCGCCCACCTTGCGCACGACGTCGTCGATCCTCCCCTTGACGTCGTCGGGCAGCGCGACGGGCCCCACGCCGGCGGCCTTGGCGGTCTCCAGGAAGCCCGTGAAGCGCTGCAGGTTGGCCACCGTGTCGCCCGACTGCCGCACCACGTAGTCCACCGTCGCCACCGTGCTGCCGTGGAACCTGCCCTGCCCGTCGTACAGCACGGCGCAGCCGACACTGCGACGGAGAGAGACGGCGTCCGTCGAGGTGTTATTTCGTACGTATATCGGAGACGAATCGGATGTCGACGCGATCGGGGGAATTTGGTTGTACGTACGCTGCCGCGGCCGTGGCGACGAGGAGGAGCACGAGCGAGACGCACAGGCACGCGCGCGAGTACGCGTCGCCGGCGCCCGGGCAGCAGCAGAAGCAGCAGCCGGCGATGAACAGCCCAATGCCGAACACGACGAACCAGACAGCCGCCGCCGCGAACACCGGCGCCGCGGTGAAGCCGACGGACTGGAGGATCGACGATCGCGCGCGAGGCGTCGCCGGAACCAACAGCGAAATCGAGGATCATAACAATGGATAACCAAAAAACGATCGATCAAGATGGGATCTGGAAGGAGAACTCACGGCCCAGTAGTGCTCGTCGCTGATGTTCCACCCGCCGGTGTAGTACCTCAGCCCATCGAGCGGGTCCTTCCGCTGCGTCTGCTCCGCCGCGAGCAGGAACGACGACGAGTTCGCCCCGgcccccgccgctgccgctggAGACGACGATCCCAACATCTCAACCAAAGTTACATATACGCAATCCGAATTCTCGTTCCACGCGTCAAAAGTTCAAAACACACCACGGCGATATCGACGGGAGAGGAGGAAAAAAGAAACATAATTTTCAAGAACCTCACCTGACGCATCGGCCGCGTACAAGGGCGCCGAGACGAGGAAGATCAGGACGAGGGGGATCGCGCGGCGCGCCGCCGCGGCCATGGCCACGGGAGGACGTGCGTTTCTGCTTGAGTCAGTTGGTTGTCGCAAGCGAGTCAACACGGCGTCAGTAGTCGGGGTTCGAACGGCCGACTGCGGAGGAGGACGCGGAGCCGTGGGCCACGGAAGGGAAAGGGAAACCTAGCTGGTGACCACTTGACAGTTTGGTTGGTGGGTGGAATGTTTTTTTCTTAAAAGCTTGCAGATTTGGGAACGAGGGGATGGAATGGATGAAGAAAACGACGAGGTGCTAGATAGATAGACTGCCACAGCCAAAGCTAAGCTTGCGTTACTACTCGCCAAGAAACGACCATGCATGACTCACAACTCGCAAGCGGTCGTCCATAAATCCGATGCGAATTTGAATCgcaatgggggggggggggggggggggggggtgttcgCAGACGAGTTCAGTGCTTCGTCGTGGAGCATGTTTTTGGTGGAATGGTTGTTGCGCGCTCCGGGATTCATGACGCGGTTCGCGGCAGCCGGCGGGGCAATGTATGCACATTCTGGGGTTGACGTTTGCGTCCAAGGATCGTGTGCCGGCCCGCGCCATGTGAAGGAGAAGGACTAACATGACCTGCATTATTAATGCCAACAAATGCTAGTAAAATATACTTCGTTCGGAGGTTAGGTGTGAAAACTTGTTCGATACACCTATGCTACCACCACCGGACACGGATAGTGATTTTACTGTACAGACATATATTTTCAATCTTAATATGACGCTTAATATATAATAAGATGCATTCTGGTCCATTAGATCATAGTCTAATCATAAATGTAACCGTAGTTTATTAGAGTTTTTTTTATATATAAATCTAAGTAAGCGAGTGGTGtaagggtttaagtgttaaatgtgatATAAGGTTggactaggtatgtgcccgtacAGGAGTAAAAAAATTGTATGAAACATAAAtacggaacgacaaacatcattatgatatgcaAAGTCACTGTgacaaacattatcaatatcgcacaaattatttctaaagagTCAATATAGAATTTTTAATAACAGACAAATGTGTAGACAATTTTCATATGCGTCGTGATTGCATCTCCCGTTCAGGGTTGGTctcaggcgagtcgtgactgcgtctctcGCCCGAGGTTAgcctcaggcgagtcgtgactgcgtctcctgcaagaggttggcctcgagcgtgccgtgactgcgtctcccgcccgAGGTGGCCTCGGGTGAGTCGTACCTGCGTCTCCCGTCCCGGGGGCTGGCCTCGGGTGTCACACCGGATTTAAGAGGCAAACCCGGGGGCgtctcatatgtgtgccaaaAAAGATCAACGCATACAATGACTCACTGTATAGAGACGAAGGTCACAAACTTTATTAGATAACAAAATGTCTTAcataataactgataataaataaatcgaactaatattatttccttggcgccatcaagctgagTGGGAGACGACATCTAGACCTCGTCGAACTCGTTATAGTAGTCTTCCTCCGGtggcacctgctcttcacctggggGGTTATCactagagtgagctcacaaaagttcaTCGCTCAAGAAGTGTGGgggataatgtgcatgagctcacttacagtgcgggctcatgtatagtgtaaggctgatcaacaaataatggttaaggatgagcgttgcttttaataagttggtcaaattttattagcagttactaaatataagtgTATACTGACTCAATAAAAATAAGAGATCCCATTATAATAAATccaacaatgcaatgcatatgacaaattaagtttaattccataagttactcatatgagggtccgagccgctcatgaccgtgagcacgactgatataccagttttacactctgtagagtttgcacatctttacccacaagttatgTTACCCATTTGTCAAGggatcctgaaagggaattaggcttacacctagtccctaattaattttggtggttgaattgcccaacacaaataattggactaactagtttgtccaagtgtatagattatacaggtgtataaggttcacactcagccattaaaaagatcaagtgttgggttcaacaaaagagcaaaagggacaaccgaaggcacctctggtctggcgcaccggactgtccggtgtgccaccggacagtgtccggtgcaccaccggacagtgtccggtgcaccagaggactccaactcgaactcgccaccttcgggaatttctagaggcactcgcgctataattcaccggactgtccggtgtacaccggagagtgtccggtgtgccaaggaagcgcggcctcaggaactcgccagcttcgggaatctccaacggctagtccgctataattcaccggacatatccggtgtgcaccggactgtccggtgcaactccgaaacaacggctattcggcgccaacggctacctgcggcgcattaaatgcgcgcgcagcgcacgcagaagtcaggcgcgcccatactggcacaccggacaaggaacagtgcatgtccggtgtgcaccggacacccaggcgggctcacaagtcagaagctccaacggtcagaatccaacggcagtgatgacgtggcgggggcaccggacatgtccggtgtgcaccggactgtccggtgcgccatcgaacagacagcctcccaacggccacttttggaggttggggctataaataccccaaccaccccaccattcattgcatccaagttttccacttcccaactactacaagagctctagcattcaattctagacacaccaaagagatcgaatcctctccaaattccacacaacgccatagtaactagagagagtgatttgcttgtgttctttcgagctcttgcgcttggattgctttcttcttccttgatcctttctttgcaatcaaactcacttgtaattgaggcaagagacaccaaacttgtggtggtccttgtgggaactttgtgttccaagtgattgagaagagaaagctcactcgatctgtgggatcgtttgagagagggaagggttgaaagagacccggcctttgtggcctcctcaacggggagtaggtttgcaagaaccgaacctcggtaaaacaaatccgcgtgtcactctcttcatttgcttgcgatttgttttgcaccctctctcacggactcgtttctttattactaacgctaacccggcttgtagttgtgtttatatttgtaaatttcagtttcgccctattcacccccccctctaggcgactatcagatccactatgaggcttttacaaagttccactagcttcagaaaacccgctacggtttctgagaagagcgatataggaatcccttgtCTAAAGAGTCATCGTAGCATGATCAACTCGTGAACCTTCCTATACCGGCagtcctctaccgcccttgcccctttcgggtaaggtagtcctccactagctttcctaattagtcagccaagggcgtcccataccacccttgtggtagcactgttttcccgagtggttctccatgttcgagttaacacaatagtcttatcatgaataTAATGCCCTGAATTTAGCGGTatgaaatttcttctctaaatgcctaccaaattcaggtgttacccttcgtctctctctagtctctctctctctcttccttttgagTAGAATTAGGCTAATTTAGTGAAGggattattatttattttgtataagtCAGTCATgatttgttgcatcatgctgagcctaaaataatctttgaattgatgcacatctttgaaatggtttgaatttgaattagaTTTGAATTGAATTGAGttcactagagaaaataaatgggaaaaggaattagaaattcgGGAATAAATGAGAAAACCGAAGAAGCCCAACTTCCCTCATGTTCCTGCCTTTTGGCCCGCTAGTGCTCGCCCGCCTTCCCCCTTCCCCGCTCTCACCGCCATGTGGGCCCGTCCTGTCGGCGCCGCGCCCAGCTAGCTTGTCAGCCCTGTCCCTCTCTGCCCAGTGGGACTGCCTTGTTGATGCCCTGGCCCGTTGCGCGCTCGCGCATCTGTGTCGCTGTTCTGCGGACCTCGCTTGCCAGTCTCTCTCCCCTCCTTCAACCGCTCGCCCGCGCGGACCGCACGCACGCGCGCCGAGATCGCcgtgttgtttagttatcttatgaattttatttatttatatttatgcctatacgtatatgtagatgtaattgtggacactactctataactcatcacactcaatcaaagatccaaatcagacatgtattaCAAGAACAAACaatcaagcatacaaatatttatAAACATaattttgattttgttcctaggagtaggtcttctattcctaaaggtcactttaggcacaggattttaaagtgtgaaatccacatttgtctttagaaggaaaaggtaagaataatcaaagTAAAGcaaaaatagatgagaaaagattaagaaaagtttagaaagaatcagagtagcaaaggtaagtaagtattggttgtctagttctatctaggtttcgtcctacaatcaacattcctttgataccacttctgtcacacccgggttttagggacccgggcacggacataatcaccaggtgtgctgggaccaagtctcacacataatatgaatcatggtacagaaacaaatgttaCAACTTTACTAAATAATAggggttctgtacaaaataaataaataattacatcgtaaggagacaacgatccagcaacccaaagttgactgggagacaacgacctagacctctcacgaacacatcgcagcatcctccatgcgcctcatcctgcggtacctgctcttgacctgtgggtggtgtgagacagcaagggtgacctcacatatgttcatcgctcaataagttgtggagaataatatgtatgaactcgccaaagttgGGAGCtcctgtgaagtgtaaggcttactaaagagaatggttaaagctgagcattgcttttaaagttggtcaaattttattagcagttactaaatgtaagtaaataccaaactataataataatataaaaaaattaataataaatcccatgcaatgcaaatgataaattgaatttagttccataatttaattatGCGAGtgttctgagctgctcatgaccgcgagcacgactagtataccagttttacactctgcagaggttgtaccctgtacccacaagtcatgtatcccatgtcgccagggtttgcaaggccattagacacttccaaggtgaatggctagggatccactacaaggcatttacaaagttccactagcttcagaaaacctgctacagttctaggaagagcaatgcaggaatcccccgtctgaccgccatcacagcaaaatcaacccgagaacctccctacacgcctactcccctactgcccttgcctctatcgggtaaggtagtcctccactagctttcctaattagtcagccaagggcgtcccattccacccttgtggtggcacgtgtttctcaagttaagctccatgttccaattaaaaataatgattttgacatgaacataaataaaataacagtataattggaacatgaagataACATAATATTAAACACAAAACCATATAGaaaaatagcaaaactacccaagtagttcaggggtaaacaaggtataaagataaccagactagggtgacaTATTGGGtcacatcaaaattaagcctatgcatgataaaatgattatagagaacattattgggtaaataaaagcgattaaggacacaacttgcctgtgacttgagattccaggtaccaacttgctcttcaagtgactcgtaacctcacgctagtcgtagcaatacaaataaacagggtataggcaaaattaacattacaccaaacataagaacaaactgcataataataatctacacgtcgctATGAGGTCGCCAGTTCGAGAACtaataaaatcggagttacgattaaagagttatgattttcggAAGACCTACgcgattaaactatattataaattgattattaT is a genomic window of Zea mays cultivar B73 chromosome 5, Zm-B73-REFERENCE-NAM-5.0, whole genome shotgun sequence containing:
- the LOC100501360 gene encoding uncharacterized protein LOC100501360 precursor: MAAAARRAIPLVLIFLVSAPLYAADASAAAAGAGANSSSFLLAAEQTQRKDPLDGLRYYTGGWNISDEHYWASVGFTAAPVFAAAAVWFVVFGIGLFIAGCCFCCCPGAGDAYSRACLCVSLVLLLVATAAAAVGCAVLYDGQGRFHGSTVATVDYVVRQSGDTVANLQRFTGFLETAKAAGVGPVALPDDVKGRIDDVVRKVGAASDELAARTASNAAKIRAALETVRKVLIVVAAAMLILAFLGLVFSLCGLESIVYVLVFLGWILVAGTLVLCGTFLLLHNVVDDTCVAMGEWVQHPQARTALDDILPCVDTAAAKEALNRSKEVNYQLVAVLNAALTNVSNRDFPPQVPPPLNYNQSGPPVPLLCSPYAADLRDRACAPGEVPLDATTPRQAWQRYVCRGVSADAGSGAEVCTSPGRVTPSMYAQLTGAADVSYGLYHYGPALVALADCTFVRETFRSIGDDHCPGLSRYSGQVFRGLLAAAVAVLLAVLLWVVHSRERRRRSEAMEILCLASSPYKYPLEERAFLKSPARPYM